Below is a genomic region from Penaeus vannamei isolate JL-2024 chromosome 18, ASM4276789v1, whole genome shotgun sequence.
CCAAATATATTACCAATAACATTTCCAAATACAATACCTTCAGAGTATTTTGCTGGTGAACTAAACACTGGCTTACCAACATGATCCTTCCATACTTTAACTCCAGAGTTTATATCAACTCCAGCAATAGCACCATCCAGAGTTGCTACACATACTATGTTATCACAAACACACGGAGAAGAAAATATGCTCCCCGTGGAAATTTCATTTTTCCAAACTAATTTTCCATCTTTGTTCAAGCAATAAAGGTTTTTATCATGAGAACCAAAAATCACATAACCTGTACTATAATCTACTTCTGGGGAACTTTTAATTACATCCCCGGTTTTATACTTCCAAGATATATGCCCATCATCGATACTAATACAATAAAGATCTCCGCTGTAACATCCAACATAAACAAATCTACCGTCTTTTGACACGTTGGGTGATGATTCAATACGATCATCAAGGGTAATTGTCCAATATTCACGACCAGTTAAAGCATCAACACATGTAAATCTATGGGAGTGTGacccaacaaacaaataaactttatcgttattatattcaaCAATTATTGGTGATGAATCTATACACTTTCCCAGATCATATTTCCATGAGAGTTCTGCTTGTCGTGGTGATAAAAGATCAACTTCAAAATTTCCATATTTATAAAAACCTCTCCTTGAGACAACATATGTCTTTGTAGCTCTGTCTTCTTGAATCTTACTTTTAGTGTTTAAAACAATATCCCTATCTGATACACCCGACGACTGTTCAAATTGAGACTCATTTTTATGATCAGCTTTTCTTAGTCTCTTCCTTGGGTAAAAGGTCTTTTTGTTTTCTGCATGGTAGTAATGTGTTAAAAGTTCAAGAATGTTCTCAAAATTACTGTTCAGAATTACATCAAGAAGCTCTGGCACTTCATAAGTAAGATGCTTTTCAAGTTCTTCAGCTAGCTGAACGGCAGACAAGGAAtttccaccacactttacaaaGTTATCTTTATATTGCACTGTATTAATACCAAGCACTGTTGtccaatatttttttaaaagatattcTAGAGAATCTAAGTTGGTTATGTTACATGTTTTTCTTGCTTGTCTTTCCTCAAGTAATTTTTCTTTGCTTACTTTCCCATGATCATTAAAGGGAATTTCATTGACAATTATTATTTCATCTGGCATTTTCCAGTAAGATAAAACACTTTTCAAGTCTTTCTTTACAGTCTCTTCTGAAATTACATTTTCATTTGGTGTGCACACGAAagcaataattttttttccttcgtgtatTGTCATGCATTTTTCTATGTAACTAAATGTTTCACAAGCCCTTGTGATTTCATGAAGACTGACTTTCTGTCCATTTCtcttaacaataaaatcaatccTTCCTAGACAATATATGCTGCCATCCTTAAGCACTCCTTTGTCACCTGTCTGCCTCAGAAACTGCTCAGAGTCATTACCTTTGACACCTAAGGCACATGAACTACCGTCATCTACCCAGCAAACCCTTTCTGTTCCACCAACAAATATTTCGCCCTGTTCTCCTTCAGCTGCCTCTTCATAGTCTGATTTCAATACTTTTATGATTGTGGAACTAAGTGGCTTACCAATGGGAACCATATCGCTAAacacattatcaacattttctttatttctaatttgGTTGTTTGTTGCTAAATCCTTGTTTTTTAAATAATGCAAACACTCATCAACATTCACCTCTTCAATTGTGGCCCAGCATGACACCTCAGTTATTCCATAAATATTAAAGATCCTAGTCTTGCAATTATTACCTAACCAGTGTTTCAACACAGAAAGCTTAGGAAAAGATTCCCCTCCTAATGCCAAAACTTTTAATCCCAAGTCCTTGGAAAGAATTGTCTCCTTCACACTTGCCTTTATACTTGACACTAGAGTTGGGGTTGCTTGTAAAATGGTAACTTTTTCCTTGATCATAATGTTAAGAAAAAGATCTGGTATTTTTAAGACCTGTGGTGCAACCATAACTAGCTTTGCACCTGTTTTGAAGGCCATAAATAAATCTACAACACTTGGGTCAAATGTGAGAGGCGCAGCACAAAAGATTACATCTTCTATTCTGATTCTGAAAGTCTTCACAAAGTCATTTATATTGGGAATGATACATCTGTGAGGTACATAAACAAACTTGGGTATACCAGTGGATCCTGAAGTCGTTATGACATAAGCCAAATCTCTATTTACACATTTCAATACATGAGTTTGGAATTCTTTTAACATTACTAACTTGAAACATTTACCAAAAACTGAGAAGATACTCAGAATTGAGAAATCTAAATCAACACTAACAGAAAGATCCTCTTCAACAAGAATAAACTTTGGTTTTACCCTGTTCATACATCTCATTAATTCAACTTTGGAACAATCTGGATTAATATAAAAATAGGCATTATACTTTAATACTCCTAAAATACATGCTATCACTGCAGGCCCCGGATGACTCAGTATAGCAATTACTGAAGGATGCTGTTCATGATTTATATCAAAGCTACTGACAGTTTTCTCACCAAAAGTATCAAAATTACTCTCATGCGATGCAATGTCAGAAACATCAGCAAGAAACCCAAGTCTTCCCAAAATAGTCTCTGCTACATTCTGACTTTCATTTTGCAACTGTTTATAGGTGACCTGATGCAGAGAAGATTCATCTGGAAATAGGAAAAATGTAAATTataaattaataacaaataaGTGAACATTTGCCTGTATTCAAATACaagcaatatacatataaatatatgaatatatgaatatatatatatatatatatatatatatatatatatatatatatatatatatatatatatatatatatcatatatatatatatatatatatatatacaatctatatatatttatatctatatatatatatatatatatatatatatatatatatatatatatatatatacacatatatataattatctatttatagatatattcatatatatatatatatatatatatatatcatatatatatatatatatatatatatacaatctatatatatttatatctatattcataactatatatctatacattcatatatatgtttatatgtttatatatatatttatatacatatatataattatatatttatagatatattcatatatatatatataaatatatatttttttttcttatatacttatatatatatatatatatttatatatatcaatatatttatatatttatatatattttttcttatatgcttatatatatatttatatatatctatatatttatatatctatatattcatatatacatatttatatatatacatatatatatatatatatatatatatatatatatatatatatatatatatatatatatataaatatatgtgtgtgtgtgtatgtgtgtttgtgtgtgtgtgtgtgtgtgtgtgtgtgtgtgtgtgtgtgtgtgtgtgtgtgtgtgtgtgtgtgtgtgtgtgtgtgtgtgtgtgtgtgtgtgtgtgtgtgtgtgtgtgtgtgtgtgtgtgtgtgtgtgtgtgtgtgtgtgtgtgtgtgtgtgtgtgtgtgtgtgtgtgtgtgtgtgtgtgtgtgtgtgtgtgtgtgggagtgtgtatttCTAATGCATAATAACAAAAGATGATTACTATTTTGAAAGTCACTAAAGAGTCAATTTTACCAACTTTTACTTTCAATTTATAGTTTATTTCAAAGATCAATACTCACTCTCATAGAACACTATTGCTACATTATCCGGATGTTTTCTGGCAGTACTGTTGAATATCTCACTGAGCGTCTCCATCATGATATTCACCGCACTTCACCACCTAGAATAAAGTATAAAAAGTTAATATTCGTGGGGTGGCAACACAAGCATAGAACTGCACTATTTTGCACATGATATTctgaaaaaagaataagatggTAAAGAAAATTCTTGATTAGCACTGACATATATCCTAACTACAGGAATTTTCATAGTTACAGACTTACTCCTTAACGTATAAGATTGGAATAATGGATTGATATTGGAACCGATATACTCTTtggatgtaagaaaaaaaaaggtaattcagAATAGAagcacacagagatagagaaaactaGCTAATGTAGCTAATGgctataaaatatacaaaaagcaACACAACTGTGCATGTAAAATATACTGTGCAAAATAACACTAAGACCACATCTTGCTGGATATGCAAAGTTCCAATGCTGGAATGGTGTATATTCTCTACCTAATATATTTTAGGATGGTGATTAATGGAGACTTCAACAGCATTTGTTCAATTAAGTTTCCAAAAGTTttgttaacattaccatcatctttgttaggaacatcataataataataaatataataacaataatatcacctATGGCAATCATAATAAAAGCAACTATTTTTCTCCTAAAAATTCAAGGATACTTAGAGAGGATATCAAGAATAGGACCTTTGACAAAGAACACCCTTAAACCCCCCCATTCATGGCCCTGATAGCAGAGGAGgccatgaaaggtaccagggaaattgccaGATAAATACGAATAATATACGTGAAacgtatttttataaaaaaaatatatatatacacagaataagTTACTATATTGTCTAAAGCAATGTCAGAATAGCGTGTACAATCAACATGCTGGATCACTCAATGCCAAATCTCTCCTATGCTCTGTcctgctgtgtgtatatatatggtgaatTCTTTGTTGTGCATTTTGGGGGTTGAGCATTTTGATGGGCAGCCCCTCATCAAGGGAAGTAGGTCCATAGTCCCTTGTATTGAACTATATATTGACCAATTCTCTGTGTATTATTCAAATTTTATCCCACAGTTTCCCTGGTAAGATTTAAGCTTTAGAAACACtgtttaaggaaaagaaaagtggcAAAAGAGCTATTATGAAATAATCAACAGGTAATATGGGTAGAGATGGTTGTTGGAGAAGTGGCAGAAGAATCCAGGGGATCAGGAAAGGCGACTGGGGAagatggtgaagtatcaggaagtaTCAGGAAGTGTCAGGAAGGGAGAGATCCTGAGAAGGATACTGTTGTGACAGAAGGGATTCCTGTAAGTatccaggtgggagaggtaaggataatgggAAATGGAGACGGAATGGTGcacatggagaaggagaggatggggcgtgttgggaaagagaggaagaagtgtagGGGAAACTTGAggtgaaggaggatggatattggcaaaaactttgaatgtagagggaataggaatagagggactgaagggtggatgagggagcattTTTTGGGGGAAGTTTTTGTCAAGGAATTTTTGGAAGTCATCaagaggtctgagaaacaaaggttctcttgtgaggacGAAAAGAGGGGATAGATATTTGAGGACCAAAGGAAAACCAAGGTTTCTTAAGAGCTAGCAGTGTCAACCAATGATTGTCATGGTAATAATACGAAAACCAAGTTTGGACTGGTTCCTTAGGGAGGTCTAAAAGCTCCAATAGGCTAGTGGAATAAGGTGAATTActaaaatatttcaatattgtCTTAATAAATAACTTCCAGGGACCATATTTAATAACTACTATTCTATAAAGGCAACAAGAGTGGCAGTGAAGAacagtttgtttttctttattttttctgtaccATCgccatatattgtttattttgtatagTGACGACTGTATACCTATGCTGTTTGGTACTGCTCATCCAACTCGGATTGATGAGCAAACAAGTCAGAAAAAAGTTCAGAACCCTGTCCGACTCATTGGGAAAGGATCTCCTGAAAAACCATGTTTGACAAGATGAGTTACTTTGTTAACAAGGAAGATGTGGGATATTACAATGTAATGAATTTTATCATTAAAGCATTCGTAGAATCTACTGAAAGTACCGTAAAGGTATAAATTACTGAGTGATGCTAGGTGATAGAGGGAAACGAGACACTGCCATTTTATAGAGCGTAAAAATTGAGTCAAAAACAACGTATTGTAAGTTGCAGCAGCCTCATATTCATCACACAATGATGAAAACATTTGCAGCTTATCACTCATATTAAGAGTTCTTCATATCCATTTTCTGTTGGTTGGAacaaagtgctaataaatggggAGTACAGGGGGGACTGTCCCCCTGCATAGTGAATAAATAGATGGTAGGAAAGGATAGGCTGGGTTTTTTGGATTCCATGATACCATGGTTTTGGGACTTGGGATGGTGGTCCCTCTCGGTAACAACTGCTGAAGTGTGTCACAAAGACTTGAGGATGTACAGTCCTTTTCAGGAAGTACTCCCCCACCAACTCATGTTTTAAAACCAAACTGACCACGACATGCTGGCCTTGCAGTTCCGATTCTCCTACAAAGTGCATAATTCATAACTCGTATTCCATAAAAGCAAATTTCTTAGTATGGACAAGAACCTTTTCTATGAAAAACAAACATCTCTCAGTTCCAagagtatatacaaaaatatacaaa
It encodes:
- the Aasdh gene encoding beta-alanine-activating enzyme, which produces MMETLSEIFNSTARKHPDNVAIVFYENESSLHQVTYKQLQNESQNVAETILGRLGFLADVSDIASHESNFDTFGEKTVSSFDINHEQHPSVIAILSHPGPAVIACILGVLKYNAYFYINPDCSKVELMRCMNRVKPKFILVEEDLSVSVDLDFSILSIFSVFGKCFKLVMLKEFQTHVLKCVNRDLAYVITTSGSTGIPKFVYVPHRCIIPNINDFVKTFRIRIEDVIFCAAPLTFDPSVVDLFMAFKTGAKLVMVAPQVLKIPDLFLNIMIKEKVTILQATPTLVSSIKASVKETILSKDLGLKVLALGGESFPKLSVLKHWLGNNCKTRIFNIYGITEVSCWATIEEVNVDECLHYLKNKDLATNNQIRNKENVDNVFSDMVPIGKPLSSTIIKVLKSDYEEAAEGEQGEIFVGGTERVCWVDDGSSCALGVKGNDSEQFLRQTGDKGVLKDGSIYCLGRIDFIVKRNGQKVSLHEITRACETFSYIEKCMTIHEGKKIIAFVCTPNENVISEETVKKDLKSVLSYWKMPDEIIIVNEIPFNDHGKVSKEKLLEERQARKTCNITNLDSLEYLLKKYWTTVLGINTVQYKDNFVKCGGNSLSAVQLAEELEKHLTYEVPELLDVILNSNFENILELLTHYYHAENKKTFYPRKRLRKADHKNESQFEQSSGVSDRDIVLNTKSKIQEDRATKTYVVSRRGFYKYGNFEVDLLSPRQAELSWKYDLGKCIDSSPIIVEYNNDKVYLFVGSHSHRFTCVDALTGREYWTITLDDRIESSPNVSKDGRFVYVGCYSGDLYCISIDDGHISWKYKTGDVIKSSPEVDYSTGYVIFGSHDKNLYCLNKDGKLVWKNEISTGSIFSSPCVCDNIVCVATLDGAIAGVDINSGVKVWKDHVGKPVFSSPAKYSEGIVFGNVIGNIFGYSFTGCRLWKYEVGSNIFSSPFVLKLQSGEEVIAIGCHNNNVYFLNSRGEKMSVFCGKSPVYATPFLYIANNNHIISVICETSGVVNIVSMNAGNSECKPELCPTDKTSFTPSTGTEIKLPGDLFASPVVHRNKVYICSRDNFIYCFDLKPD